A genomic segment from Luteibacter aegosomatis encodes:
- a CDS encoding phage tail protein, which produces MSDPYLGQIMMAGFNFAPRGYALCNGQTLPIAQNSALFALLGIAYGGNGTSNFMLPNLQGRTPVGQGPLPGGSNYPIGQSAGVENVVLTEQQMPAHNHFVIATNQGATIKAPGGNYFANNPSEFIYGDPSGPKVPLAGTTVGPNGSGQGHANMQPFRTISFAIALTGVFPPHQS; this is translated from the coding sequence ATGTCCGATCCATACCTCGGCCAGATCATGATGGCCGGCTTCAACTTCGCGCCGAGAGGGTACGCGCTCTGTAACGGGCAGACCTTGCCCATCGCGCAGAACTCGGCGTTATTCGCCTTGCTCGGCATCGCTTACGGCGGCAATGGAACCAGCAACTTCATGCTTCCGAACCTGCAGGGCCGCACGCCGGTCGGCCAGGGCCCGTTGCCGGGCGGCTCCAACTACCCCATCGGCCAATCCGCGGGCGTGGAGAACGTCGTGCTCACCGAACAGCAGATGCCGGCGCACAACCATTTCGTGATCGCCACGAACCAGGGCGCCACGATCAAGGCACCCGGCGGCAACTACTTCGCGAACAATCCGTCCGAGTTCATCTATGGCGATCCGAGCGGCCCGAAGGTGCCTCTTGCCGGAACCACCGTCGGCCCGAACGGCAGCGGTCAAGGCCACGCCAACATGCAGCCTTTCCGGACGATCAGCTTCGCCATCGCGCTGACCGGCGTGTTCCCTCCCCATCAGTCCTGA
- a CDS encoding putative Ig domain-containing protein, translated as MLPLSSNGRSAKALRRNRGVPHALAWLLLLWIGVASNAWADCSGTQTAQIPSGGTVFFNCADSTGGFSQVITPPQHGTVDPNGGTDTNPFGMPYVNNGDGATSDSFTVTDGQGVPVNFVVTIGAASLTITTTSVPSPTYNVSYSQQVQATGGTAPLTFSISSGALPPGITLSSGGLLSGTTVQTGTASFTVRVTDSASHTAQQSFSVNVAEPQITLQPTTVPNGTRGVGYTSTTLSATGGAGPYAFSVSAGSLPNGLSLSPGGVLSGTPTTANTFNFTVRATDVNGISGIASYTVVISAPPLSISTTSLNAMAYGQPTSQQVQATGGTPPYTYTITSGAPPGIVIAGDGTISGTPTSAGVYDIAVHLADASSQTADKTFTVTVATPSLTIAPTSLPAGVATRAYTTTTVTTTGGVAPYTYTLSGTLPSGMTFDGSAGTFSGTPTQSGDFPVSVIVKDSTPNNNNTPATATQNYTLQIAARPTITVAPASVANGTYHQPYSQTFTASGGTGSYTFSATGNLPPGLALGAGGVLSGTPTTAVGGPFNFTVTATDGQGFTGDGNYSITIAAIAPGKPTGVSATAASGAASDPASAVVSFSAPAENGGSPIAEYVVTSDQGGFTQSGAGSPITVAGLARGTSYRFTVTARNQAGLTGDASDASAAVTPMITDTITFPPPGAQNFGTTPTLTASAASGRQPTFSSTTPQVCTITSGGTLTFVKADPACSITASLGASGPYEAAAPVTRTFAVNAIAPGAPVIGQATTTPVAAGQVTGTASVSFSAPADSGGSTITGYTVTSHPDGITASVGAGATSATVTGLTLGRPYNFTVSATTGSAGAGPDSGTSNTVTPMAGQAITFDDPGSRNFGELVDLHATSTSGLTVSFASQTTNVCEMKSATQIQGIAPGTCTVRASQAGSVAYEVAPAVDRSFTILVPGGAVTITTASLPAPTRGVAYAQTIVAAGGAQPYTFTESGALPSGLAFNNGTISGTPTQSGSYSIQVTVTDQASQTDSKGYNFTVIAPALTFTPASLPVGKVGAAYPATTIAASGGIAPYAYAVASGTLPAGLTLSSGGVLSGTPTGAGSFPITIRATDSFGETGDQAYTVTVGDATPVAVDDAATVGANGNVSVPVTTNDTGGPITSIAVSQQPAHGTATVNGLNAVYTPAHDFFGTDTFKYTGTGPGGTSNAATVTVTVSPGVVPTVTTHKATVLAGKPVTIHAAEGATNGPFTAAAVVDAPSSGTVQVQGTDLVYTPAEDASGDITFTYTLSNAFGASQPAQVTVTVNPLPVAPPVSATALQGRDVRVNLSAGARGGPFTGADVVSVSPAHAGATRIESAADGYTLVFNAAPSFTGGTVQIAYTLRNAYATSAPGYVTVTVTPRPDPSKDPEVLGVLSAQADATRRMAVGQISNFQRRLEMLHSGGANGFTNGITIASAGSSRGKDAYADLRSAHDEASRRYLVQPDADSAASTANATSQHGTLPGDVSVWTGGAVNFGKSQVGGSDNGTDFTTSGLSFGVDKQFSDKLAVGAGVGYGHDNSDVGNNGSRSAVDSYNVALYGSYRPTASFYIDALAGYQWLSFDSHRFVTADGNRVTGSRDGKQWFASMSAGYNHVGDDMQFTPYGRLDVARARLDAFTEHGDDIYALDYRGQTVKTTTATVGVLAQWSAKRDYGIWAPQLRAEFGHDMQGSSQAAIRYADMLDGPLYRATLYRQSRNHTLLGAGIVLQTNGGWMLRAEYQNQLDNTSRDNQSILLGVEKKFGP; from the coding sequence ATGTTGCCGTTGTCGTCGAACGGACGTAGCGCGAAGGCGCTGCGCCGGAATAGGGGTGTGCCGCATGCGCTGGCGTGGTTGCTGTTGCTATGGATCGGCGTCGCGTCCAACGCATGGGCCGATTGTTCCGGCACGCAGACCGCGCAAATTCCGAGCGGAGGGACGGTGTTCTTCAACTGCGCCGACTCGACGGGCGGGTTTTCGCAAGTCATCACGCCGCCGCAGCACGGTACCGTCGATCCGAACGGAGGCACCGACACCAACCCGTTCGGGATGCCTTACGTAAACAACGGCGACGGCGCGACCTCCGACAGCTTTACCGTTACCGATGGACAGGGCGTTCCGGTGAACTTCGTGGTGACCATCGGCGCCGCGTCGTTGACGATTACGACGACCAGCGTGCCATCGCCCACGTACAACGTTTCCTACTCGCAGCAGGTGCAAGCCACCGGCGGTACCGCGCCGCTGACGTTTTCGATCTCCAGCGGCGCCTTGCCCCCAGGCATTACCTTGTCGAGCGGCGGCCTCCTTTCCGGCACGACCGTCCAGACCGGCACCGCGAGCTTCACCGTGCGCGTGACGGATTCCGCCTCGCACACCGCCCAGCAGTCTTTCAGCGTCAACGTCGCGGAGCCGCAGATCACGCTGCAGCCCACGACGGTGCCCAACGGCACGCGCGGTGTGGGCTACACGTCGACGACCCTCTCCGCCACCGGCGGTGCCGGTCCCTACGCCTTTTCCGTCAGCGCGGGTTCGTTGCCCAATGGTCTGTCGTTGTCTCCGGGCGGCGTGCTCAGCGGCACGCCCACGACGGCGAATACCTTCAATTTCACCGTACGTGCCACCGACGTCAACGGTATCTCCGGTATCGCGTCGTACACCGTGGTGATTTCGGCGCCGCCGTTGTCGATCTCGACCACCAGCCTGAACGCGATGGCCTACGGCCAGCCCACCTCCCAGCAGGTGCAAGCCACGGGTGGAACGCCGCCGTATACCTACACGATCACCAGTGGCGCACCGCCGGGCATCGTCATCGCCGGTGACGGCACGATCTCGGGTACGCCCACCTCGGCGGGCGTCTACGACATCGCCGTGCACCTTGCCGATGCGTCCTCTCAAACGGCCGACAAGACGTTCACCGTCACCGTCGCCACGCCCAGCCTGACGATCGCGCCGACCAGTCTCCCCGCGGGCGTGGCAACCCGTGCCTACACCACCACCACGGTGACGACCACGGGCGGCGTCGCGCCCTACACGTATACGCTGAGCGGCACGTTGCCGAGCGGCATGACGTTCGATGGATCCGCCGGCACCTTCAGCGGCACGCCGACGCAGTCGGGCGACTTTCCGGTCTCGGTCATCGTCAAGGACAGCACGCCGAACAACAACAATACGCCGGCGACGGCCACGCAGAACTACACGTTGCAGATCGCCGCGCGGCCGACGATCACGGTGGCGCCGGCCAGCGTGGCGAACGGCACCTACCACCAGCCGTATTCGCAGACGTTTACCGCATCCGGGGGAACGGGTTCGTACACGTTCTCAGCCACCGGCAACCTGCCACCGGGCCTGGCGCTAGGTGCGGGCGGTGTCCTCTCGGGTACGCCGACGACGGCTGTCGGCGGACCGTTCAACTTCACCGTCACCGCCACCGACGGGCAGGGTTTCACCGGCGACGGGAATTACTCGATCACGATCGCCGCGATCGCGCCGGGCAAGCCCACCGGCGTCTCGGCGACGGCCGCCTCCGGCGCCGCGTCGGATCCCGCGTCGGCCGTGGTGTCGTTCTCGGCGCCAGCGGAAAACGGTGGCTCGCCCATTGCCGAATACGTCGTCACGTCGGACCAGGGTGGTTTCACCCAGTCCGGCGCGGGCAGTCCGATCACCGTTGCCGGACTCGCTCGCGGCACGAGCTACCGCTTCACCGTCACCGCCCGGAACCAGGCGGGCCTGACCGGCGATGCGTCCGATGCCTCGGCGGCGGTGACGCCGATGATCACCGACACGATCACGTTCCCGCCCCCCGGCGCGCAGAACTTCGGCACCACGCCCACGCTGACGGCGTCGGCGGCATCGGGACGCCAGCCGACGTTCTCCTCGACGACCCCACAGGTCTGCACGATCACGTCCGGCGGCACGCTGACGTTCGTCAAGGCCGATCCGGCGTGTTCGATCACGGCCAGCCTGGGTGCCAGTGGCCCGTACGAAGCGGCGGCGCCCGTCACGAGGACGTTCGCGGTCAACGCCATCGCGCCCGGCGCGCCCGTCATCGGGCAAGCGACGACGACGCCGGTCGCGGCGGGGCAGGTCACCGGTACGGCCAGCGTGTCGTTCTCGGCCCCGGCCGATAGTGGCGGGTCGACGATCACCGGCTACACGGTGACGTCGCATCCGGACGGCATCACGGCCTCGGTCGGAGCGGGCGCGACGAGCGCCACGGTCACGGGTCTTACCCTGGGGCGGCCGTACAACTTCACCGTGTCGGCCACCACGGGTTCCGCGGGTGCCGGTCCCGACTCGGGCACGAGCAACACGGTGACGCCGATGGCCGGGCAGGCCATCACGTTCGACGATCCGGGTTCGAGGAACTTCGGCGAACTCGTCGACCTGCATGCCACGTCGACGTCGGGACTCACCGTGTCGTTCGCAAGCCAGACGACGAACGTCTGCGAGATGAAGTCCGCCACGCAGATCCAGGGCATCGCGCCGGGCACGTGCACGGTCCGCGCGAGCCAGGCGGGTTCCGTCGCGTACGAGGTCGCTCCCGCGGTCGACCGGTCGTTCACGATCCTCGTGCCGGGCGGCGCGGTGACGATCACCACCGCATCGCTTCCCGCACCCACCCGTGGCGTGGCCTACGCGCAGACCATCGTGGCGGCCGGCGGTGCGCAGCCGTACACCTTCACGGAGAGCGGTGCGCTGCCCAGCGGCCTGGCATTCAACAACGGAACGATCTCGGGAACGCCCACGCAGTCGGGTTCGTATTCGATCCAGGTGACGGTCACCGACCAGGCGAGTCAGACCGACTCGAAGGGCTACAACTTCACCGTCATCGCCCCGGCCCTCACCTTCACCCCCGCCTCGTTGCCGGTCGGCAAGGTCGGCGCCGCCTATCCGGCCACCACCATCGCCGCCTCCGGTGGCATCGCGCCGTACGCCTATGCGGTGGCCTCGGGCACGCTCCCGGCCGGCCTGACGTTGTCGTCGGGGGGCGTCCTCAGCGGCACGCCGACCGGCGCGGGTTCGTTCCCGATAACGATCAGGGCGACCGACAGCTTCGGCGAGACGGGCGATCAGGCCTACACCGTCACGGTCGGCGATGCGACGCCTGTCGCGGTCGACGACGCCGCCACGGTGGGTGCGAACGGCAACGTGAGCGTGCCGGTCACGACCAACGACACCGGCGGTCCGATCACGAGCATCGCCGTGAGTCAGCAGCCCGCGCACGGCACGGCCACGGTCAACGGCCTCAACGCGGTGTACACGCCGGCGCACGACTTCTTCGGCACCGACACCTTCAAGTACACCGGCACCGGTCCGGGAGGTACGTCGAATGCGGCGACCGTGACCGTGACGGTGTCTCCCGGCGTGGTGCCCACGGTAACGACGCACAAGGCTACCGTGCTTGCCGGAAAGCCGGTGACGATCCATGCCGCCGAGGGAGCGACCAACGGTCCATTCACCGCAGCGGCCGTCGTCGATGCGCCGTCGAGCGGTACGGTGCAGGTGCAGGGCACCGATCTCGTCTACACGCCCGCGGAGGACGCCTCGGGCGACATCACCTTCACCTACACGTTGAGCAACGCTTTCGGCGCATCGCAGCCGGCCCAGGTCACGGTCACCGTCAATCCGCTGCCGGTCGCTCCGCCGGTATCCGCCACCGCGCTGCAGGGGCGCGATGTGCGGGTGAATCTCTCCGCCGGTGCGCGGGGCGGCCCGTTCACCGGCGCCGACGTGGTGTCGGTGTCGCCGGCCCATGCCGGTGCGACCCGCATCGAAAGCGCGGCGGATGGCTATACTCTGGTGTTCAACGCCGCGCCCAGCTTCACGGGCGGCACGGTGCAGATCGCCTATACGCTGCGCAACGCCTACGCCACCTCGGCGCCGGGTTACGTCACCGTGACGGTCACGCCGCGTCCCGATCCGTCGAAGGATCCGGAAGTGCTCGGCGTGCTCTCGGCACAGGCGGACGCTACCCGCCGCATGGCGGTGGGGCAGATCAGCAACTTCCAGCGTCGTCTGGAGATGCTGCACAGCGGCGGTGCCAACGGTTTCACCAACGGCATCACGATCGCTTCGGCGGGCTCGAGCCGCGGCAAGGATGCGTATGCCGACCTGCGCAGTGCGCATGACGAAGCCAGTCGCCGTTACTTGGTGCAGCCGGATGCCGATTCGGCCGCTTCCACGGCCAATGCCACGTCGCAGCACGGCACCCTGCCGGGCGACGTCTCGGTGTGGACGGGGGGCGCGGTCAACTTCGGCAAGAGCCAGGTCGGCGGCAGCGACAACGGCACCGACTTCACCACTTCGGGCCTGAGCTTCGGCGTCGACAAGCAGTTCAGCGACAAGCTCGCGGTCGGAGCGGGCGTCGGCTACGGCCACGACAACAGCGACGTCGGCAACAACGGCAGCCGCAGCGCGGTGGACAGCTACAACGTGGCGCTCTACGGCAGCTATCGTCCGACCGCGTCGTTCTACATCGATGCACTGGCCGGTTATCAGTGGCTGTCGTTCGATTCGCATCGCTTCGTCACCGCCGATGGCAACCGGGTGACCGGCAGCCGCGACGGCAAGCAGTGGTTCGCTTCGATGTCGGCCGGATACAACCACGTCGGTGACGACATGCAGTTCACGCCCTACGGTCGGCTCGACGTGGCCCGTGCGCGCCTGGATGCCTTCACCGAACACGGCGACGACATTTACGCACTCGACTATCGCGGCCAGACGGTGAAGACCACCACGGCGACGGTGGGTGTGTTGGCTCAGTGGTCGGCCAAGCGCGACTATGGCATCTGGGCTCCCCAGCTACGCGCCGAGTTCGGCCACGACATGCAGGGCTCCAGCCAGGCCGCGATCCGCTACGCCGACATGCTCGACGGTCCGCTGTACCGCGCGACGCTGTACCGGCAGTCGCGCAACCACACCTTGCTGGGCGCGGGCATCGTGCTTCAGACCAACGGCGGGTGGATGCTGCGCGCGGAGTACCAGAACCAGCTGGACAACACGAGCCGCGACAACCAGTCGATCCTGCTGGGCGTGGAGAAGAAGTTCGGGCCGTGA
- a CDS encoding phage tail protein: MSDQYVGEIRLFGFPRIPDGWFACDGSLKSIAQYEVLYALLGTTYGGDGITTFGVPDLRGQVPLHQGNGLGLTPRPLGSTGGTLQVTLTSSQLPTHSHPMYAVTANATSGAPNGLMTAAIVNNAPPPAPADQFYINPVTVQPAPMNANTLQAQGGNQPHDNMMPTLVASFCIAYLGVFPSQS; this comes from the coding sequence ATGAGCGACCAATACGTAGGCGAGATTCGCCTTTTCGGTTTTCCGCGCATCCCGGACGGCTGGTTCGCGTGCGACGGCAGCCTGAAGTCGATCGCCCAGTACGAAGTTCTCTATGCGCTGCTGGGAACCACTTATGGCGGCGATGGGATCACGACCTTCGGCGTACCCGATCTTCGCGGACAAGTGCCGCTTCACCAGGGCAACGGCCTGGGCCTGACGCCGCGCCCCCTAGGCTCGACCGGCGGCACGCTGCAGGTGACGCTGACGTCGTCCCAGCTTCCCACCCATAGCCACCCGATGTACGCGGTCACCGCGAATGCGACGTCGGGCGCGCCGAACGGATTGATGACGGCCGCCATCGTCAACAACGCGCCGCCGCCGGCACCCGCCGACCAGTTCTACATCAACCCCGTCACGGTGCAGCCCGCGCCCATGAACGCCAACACCCTACAGGCCCAGGGCGGCAATCAGCCGCACGACAACATGATGCCGACGCTGGTGGCGAGCTTCTGCATCGCCTACCTCGGCGTCTTTCCGTCGCAGTCCTGA
- a CDS encoding DUF6916 family protein produces MRFLQLSDFAGRIGDAFSVDVEGQAASFTLVEAVRLPGRQVPGMVREPFSLVFRHEAAVVFPQRIYAMNGSTLGDFGIFLVPVARDRDGFLYQAVFN; encoded by the coding sequence ATGCGCTTCCTGCAGCTTTCCGATTTCGCCGGACGGATCGGCGACGCATTCTCGGTCGACGTCGAAGGGCAGGCCGCCTCGTTCACCCTGGTCGAGGCCGTTCGGCTGCCTGGCCGCCAGGTGCCCGGCATGGTCCGCGAGCCATTCTCGCTGGTCTTCCGCCATGAAGCAGCCGTCGTGTTTCCCCAGCGCATCTACGCCATGAACGGCTCGACCCTGGGCGATTTCGGCATCTTCCTCGTGCCGGTCGCACGAGACCGCGACGGCTTTCTCTACCAGGCGGTGTTCAACTGA
- a CDS encoding RidA family protein has protein sequence MIERLTALGIVLPPPLAALGSYRVVSVDGDTAYVSGLGPFIDGKPVKGRVSAELSLAEGYDAARITMLMILSCLHDAVGLDRVERCTRLTVYVRAIDGFTQHPAIADGASDLLRDVFGADRLPARSALGVHTLPMGIPVEIDSVFRLSPRA, from the coding sequence ATGATCGAACGCCTCACCGCCCTCGGCATCGTGTTGCCGCCGCCCCTCGCCGCGTTGGGTTCGTACCGCGTCGTCTCCGTCGACGGCGACACGGCCTACGTCTCCGGCCTGGGACCTTTCATCGACGGCAAGCCGGTCAAGGGGCGCGTATCGGCCGAGTTGTCGCTGGCGGAAGGTTACGACGCCGCGCGGATCACGATGCTGATGATCCTCTCCTGCCTGCATGACGCGGTCGGCCTCGATCGCGTCGAACGCTGCACGCGCCTGACCGTCTACGTGCGCGCCATCGACGGCTTCACGCAACATCCCGCGATCGCCGACGGTGCAAGCGACCTCCTGCGTGACGTGTTTGGCGCAGACCGTCTTCCGGCCCGCAGCGCGCTCGGCGTGCATACGCTGCCGATGGGTATTCCGGTGGAGATCGACAGCGTCTTCAGGCTGTCACCGCGCGCTTGA
- a CDS encoding phage tail protein, giving the protein MDPYIGEIRLFGFNYPTQGWLLCAGQILSIQQYSALFALLGTNYGGNGTTTFALPNYCGRAPAGQGTGPGLPPMVLGEAAGSESITLLSAQMPNHDHALNAYVQGTNRLTAPNSGAALGNSTKASSFINGTPPLNSMFAPQTIGATGGTLPHENRQPYLVLNYCIATEGVFPSFS; this is encoded by the coding sequence ATGGATCCCTACATCGGTGAAATCAGGCTGTTCGGCTTCAATTACCCGACCCAGGGCTGGCTACTCTGCGCCGGGCAGATTCTTTCGATCCAGCAATACAGCGCGCTCTTCGCCCTGCTCGGCACGAACTACGGCGGCAACGGCACCACCACGTTCGCCCTGCCCAACTACTGCGGGCGCGCCCCGGCGGGCCAGGGCACCGGCCCGGGGCTTCCGCCCATGGTGCTGGGGGAAGCCGCCGGCTCCGAATCGATCACGTTGCTGAGCGCGCAGATGCCGAATCACGATCACGCCCTGAACGCCTACGTCCAGGGCACCAATCGTTTGACCGCTCCGAACTCGGGGGCGGCGCTGGGAAATTCGACCAAGGCCTCGAGCTTCATCAACGGCACGCCACCCCTCAACAGCATGTTCGCGCCGCAGACGATCGGTGCCACAGGCGGCACCCTGCCGCATGAGAATCGACAGCCGTATCTCGTACTGAATTACTGCATCGCCACCGAGGGCGTTTTTCCGTCGTTTTCGTGA
- the ychF gene encoding redox-regulated ATPase YchF — MGIKCGIVGLPNVGKSTLFNALTKAGIAAANFPFCTIEPNTGIVPVPDPRLNELAAIVKPQRIIPTTMEFVDIAGLVAGASKGEGLGNKFLAHIRETDAIAHVVRCFEDGNVIHVANKVDPIADIETIDTELALADLESVLKALDRATRAAKANDKDALARKPVLEKLAKVLDQGKSARTAGLDAEEKALVRDMFLITLKPIMYIANVAEDGFENNPHLDAVRARAQEEGAEVVPVCAAIEEELAQLEDADRDEFLKDLGLDEPGLNRVIRAGYKLLGLQTYFTAGVQEVRAWQVRAGSTAPQAAGVIHTDFERGFIRAETVAYDDYIKFKGEQGAKEAGRLRLEGKEYLVKEGDVLHFRFNV, encoded by the coding sequence ATGGGCATCAAATGCGGCATCGTCGGTCTGCCTAACGTCGGCAAGTCCACCCTCTTCAACGCGCTGACCAAGGCCGGCATCGCGGCGGCCAACTTCCCGTTCTGCACCATCGAGCCGAACACCGGCATCGTGCCCGTGCCCGATCCGCGCCTGAACGAGCTGGCGGCCATCGTGAAGCCCCAGCGCATCATTCCCACCACCATGGAATTCGTCGACATCGCGGGCCTCGTGGCCGGCGCGTCGAAGGGGGAGGGCCTGGGCAACAAGTTCCTCGCGCACATCCGCGAAACCGACGCCATCGCCCACGTGGTGCGCTGCTTCGAAGACGGCAACGTCATCCACGTGGCGAACAAGGTCGATCCCATCGCCGACATCGAAACCATCGACACCGAGCTGGCGCTGGCCGACCTCGAGTCCGTGCTGAAGGCGTTGGATCGCGCCACGCGTGCAGCCAAGGCCAACGACAAGGACGCCCTGGCCCGCAAACCCGTGCTCGAGAAGCTCGCCAAGGTGCTCGACCAGGGCAAGTCGGCGCGCACCGCCGGCCTCGACGCGGAAGAGAAAGCCCTCGTCCGCGACATGTTCCTCATCACGCTCAAGCCGATCATGTACATCGCCAACGTGGCGGAAGACGGCTTCGAGAACAACCCGCACCTCGACGCCGTGCGCGCCCGCGCGCAGGAAGAGGGTGCCGAGGTGGTGCCGGTATGCGCCGCCATCGAGGAAGAACTCGCCCAGCTCGAGGACGCCGATCGCGACGAGTTCCTGAAGGACCTCGGCCTGGACGAGCCCGGTCTCAATCGCGTGATCCGCGCCGGTTACAAACTGCTCGGCCTGCAGACCTACTTCACCGCCGGCGTGCAGGAAGTGCGCGCATGGCAGGTCCGCGCCGGTTCCACCGCGCCGCAGGCGGCAGGCGTCATCCACACCGATTTCGAGCGCGGCTTCATCCGCGCCGAAACGGTGGCCTACGACGACTACATCAAGTTCAAGGGCGAACAGGGCGCGAAGGAAGCCGGTCGCCTCCGCCTCGAAGGCAAGGAATACCTCGTCAAGGAAGGCGACGTACTGCACTTCCGCTTCAACGTCTGA
- a CDS encoding GNAT family N-acetyltransferase, with protein MAFLRRLYADSRAGELAIVPWPEAVLDAFLDSQFALQHRHYVTHFARADFFIVERQGVPVGRFYVDDRDDHRHVIDISLCIGDQGKGHGTRLMQALMSRAARARQSVTLQVSQANHHAQAFYRRLGFQVIGENGSHLAMQWIS; from the coding sequence GTGGCGTTCCTGAGGCGTCTCTACGCGGACTCCCGAGCCGGCGAACTCGCGATCGTGCCATGGCCCGAAGCGGTGCTTGACGCCTTCCTGGATTCCCAGTTCGCGCTCCAGCATCGGCACTATGTGACGCACTTCGCCCGGGCGGATTTCTTCATCGTCGAACGACAGGGCGTTCCCGTGGGAAGGTTCTACGTCGACGATCGCGACGACCATCGCCACGTGATCGATATCAGCCTGTGCATCGGCGACCAGGGAAAGGGACACGGCACACGCCTCATGCAGGCGCTGATGTCACGGGCCGCGCGCGCCCGGCAGAGCGTGACGTTGCAGGTGAGTCAGGCCAATCACCACGCGCAGGCCTTCTATCGGCGACTCGGTTTTCAGGTGATCGGCGAAAACGGTTCGCACCTCGCGATGCAGTGGATCAGTTGA